The sequence CTTGCAGCTTTTTCTTCATCAGTTTCTTTTGGTAATTTATATGCAGCCATAACTGTGTTATATGCTTCAGAATCTTTGTCAATTAAATCATTCAATTCATTTTTAATTTTTAATAATTCATCAAAGTTTGCAACAAATTTAGCTTTAACATCATCAGCTAGGGCTTCATAGTTTTTCTTTCCAAAGCTTAAATGAGCAACCATTCTTGCTAAACTTGCTCCTAAAGATGATGCAAGAGCAGAAACTGATCCTCCACCGGGTGCAGGTGAGTTTGAGTCAACTATGTCCAAAAATTTCAATACATCTAATTCTACTAATTTCATTTTATTCCTCCTAAATTTTATTTTTTAAAAACTAATTTTCCATTTTTATAAACACTGTCAGTATGGTTTATTCCAAAGTGATATAAGAAATATGCCATACTTGGAGCATCAAAAACTGTTATATCTGCTTTTTTACCAACTTCAATAGAACCTATTGTGTCTTGTTTATCTATAGCTTTTGCTGCATTTATAGTAACTGATTTAAAAACTTCTTTAGGTGTCATTTTTAAATGAGCAGCTCCAATTTGCATAACAAATTGCAAGTTTTCTGATGGACAAGAACCTGGATTATAGTCAGTAGATAAAGCAATTTGTATTCCAGCTTCTATCATTTTTCTTGCAGGAGCATAGTGTTCCATTAAGTTAAATGAAGTTGCAGGAAGTAAATCTGCTATTACATTACTATTAGCAAGTGCATTTATTCCAGAATCTGTTATTTTCATTAAATGTTCAGCAGAAGTTGCTCCTAATTCAGCAGCAAGTTCAACCCCACCAAGTGAAACAATTTCATCAGCATGAATTTTTAATTTATATCCTAATTCTTTTGCAACAGTTAGAATTCTTCTACTTTCATCAACAGAGAAAACTTTATCTTCACAGAAAATATCACAGAATTCTGCTAAATTTCTTTCCTTAACAATAGGTAACATTTTTATAACTTCTTGTACATAACCTTCTTTATTATCTTTGTATTCAGGTGGTGTAGCATGAGCAGCCATAAATGTAGAAACTAAAGTTACAGGTTGTAAATAACCTAAAATTTTAGTAACTTCTAATTGTTTTAATTCATCTTCTAAATTTAATCCATATCCACTCTTAGCTTCAACAGTTGTAACTCCAAGTTCTAACATATGTCTTAAACTTTTTAAAGTTTTTTCTATAAGTTCTTGTTCACTAGCATTTCTTGTAGATTTTAAAGTACTTAAAATTCCTCCACCTTTTTCTAATATTTCAAGATAAGGTACTCCTGCAATTTTCATAGCAAATTCATTTTCTCTTGAACCACCATGAACTAAGTGAGTGTGAGAATCTATAAGTCCAGGTGTAACTAATTTACCACTTAAATCTACCATTTCTGTTGCAGGTGTTAGATATTCTTTTAGAACTTCTCCACTGCCAACAGCTACTATTTTATCTTTTTCTATTACAATGTATCCATTGTTTTCTATTACTTCAATATTGTCCATTTTTTTAGTTTTATCAAGTTCTCTTGATGTAACTAATTGTCCAATATTATATAAAACCAAATCAGCTTGCATAATCCCTCCTTTATAGTTTATTAAGATAAAGGCTGTTGCAAATTATTTTCTGTAACAGCCTTTTATTTTCTACTTATTAGATATTAGCTTCTAATACTTTTTTAACATCAAAATCAGTTAAACCTAAATATTTAATCATTAATTCAACAACTTTATCCATTGACATAGCATCTACATCATCTTTTATTCCATCACAAGCTAGGTAATATTTTAAAGAGTCAGTTAATGATGCAAAAGGAGTTGCCCCTATAATTTCACAACCAGTAACTTTTACTCCCCATCTTTTAGCTTCCATTTTTACAGTTTCCATTATTCTATAAATTGGGTTTTTAGTATAATCTTTTATGTTCATTGTAACTTGAACAAAACCTTTGTCTAATATTTCAGCAGGTCCAGCTTGTATAAATCTGAATCCTCCACTTGAAAATCTGATAGCTTTTGCAATTTCTTTTGGAATATCCATATTTGTTGTAGCTAAATTGATATTGAAAGCTATTAAAGGCATTCTACAACCAATAGCAGTAACACCAGCAGTAGGGTGAGGAGCTCTTTCCCCAAAATCTGGAGCCCATTCAGGTTGTTTTAATTTTTCTGCCATTCCTTCATATTCACCTTTTCTTATATCAGGTAGAGAAACTCTGTTTGGAGCAGTTGCAGTACTTTCATATAGGAAAACAGGTAATTGGAATTTTTCCCAAACAGCTTTACCTACTTCTTTTGAAATTTCATTACATTCTTCAGTAGTCAT is a genomic window of Fusobacterium nucleatum containing:
- the ftcD gene encoding glutamate formimidoyltransferase, yielding MAKIVECIPNYSEGKDLAKIERIVAPYKNNPKIKLLSVEPDANYNRTVVTVLGDPEEVKKAVIESIGIATKEIDMNVHKGEHKRMGATDVVPFLPIQEMTTEECNEISKEVGKAVWEKFQLPVFLYESTATAPNRVSLPDIRKGEYEGMAEKLKQPEWAPDFGERAPHPTAGVTAIGCRMPLIAFNINLATTNMDIPKEIAKAIRFSSGGFRFIQAGPAEILDKGFVQVTMNIKDYTKNPIYRIMETVKMEAKRWGVKVTGCEIIGATPFASLTDSLKYYLACDGIKDDVDAMSMDKVVELMIKYLGLTDFDVKKVLEANI
- a CDS encoding cyclodeaminase/cyclohydrolase family protein, translated to MKLVELDVLKFLDIVDSNSPAPGGGSVSALASSLGASLARMVAHLSFGKKNYEALADDVKAKFVANFDELLKIKNELNDLIDKDSEAYNTVMAAYKLPKETDEEKAARSAEIQKSLKYAIQTPYDIVVLSGKAISLLGEILANGNQNAITDIGVGTMLLMVGLEGGILNVKVNLSSIKDTAYVEKITKEIYDIKATAEKEKERIMGIVNAAL
- the hutI gene encoding imidazolonepropionase; amino-acid sequence: MQADLVLYNIGQLVTSRELDKTKKMDNIEVIENNGYIVIEKDKIVAVGSGEVLKEYLTPATEMVDLSGKLVTPGLIDSHTHLVHGGSRENEFAMKIAGVPYLEILEKGGGILSTLKSTRNASEQELIEKTLKSLRHMLELGVTTVEAKSGYGLNLEDELKQLEVTKILGYLQPVTLVSTFMAAHATPPEYKDNKEGYVQEVIKMLPIVKERNLAEFCDIFCEDKVFSVDESRRILTVAKELGYKLKIHADEIVSLGGVELAAELGATSAEHLMKITDSGINALANSNVIADLLPATSFNLMEHYAPARKMIEAGIQIALSTDYNPGSCPSENLQFVMQIGAAHLKMTPKEVFKSVTINAAKAIDKQDTIGSIEVGKKADITVFDAPSMAYFLYHFGINHTDSVYKNGKLVFKK